In Corynebacterium matruchotii, a single genomic region encodes these proteins:
- a CDS encoding sigma-70 family RNA polymerase sigma factor, whose amino-acid sequence MGDTEKQLAGLVPLASQGDSRALRKVIKIIYPMVLRYARARISGGRHPTPEDVAQEICFAVATSIHKFVDRGRPFMAFVYGIASNKVADAHRSYARDLTNPTEEVPDETVDHESPEELALVAAGSNRVRELLDLLSEKPREIIILRVFVGLSAEETAEIVGSTPGAVRVAQHRALGTLRKAIAQENE is encoded by the coding sequence ATGGGCGACACCGAGAAACAGCTAGCCGGCTTAGTGCCGCTAGCTAGTCAGGGCGACTCTCGTGCTTTGCGTAAAGTAATTAAGATCATTTATCCCATGGTGCTGCGATATGCCCGTGCCCGGATTAGTGGTGGGCGTCATCCAACGCCTGAAGACGTCGCCCAAGAAATCTGCTTTGCTGTTGCTACCTCGATCCATAAATTTGTGGACCGGGGACGACCGTTCATGGCGTTCGTTTATGGTATAGCTTCTAATAAAGTGGCCGACGCGCATCGCAGTTATGCGCGTGACCTGACCAACCCAACGGAGGAAGTGCCAGATGAAACGGTAGATCATGAGTCCCCAGAGGAGTTAGCGCTGGTAGCAGCTGGTAGTAACAGAGTTCGAGAACTCCTCGATTTACTTAGTGAAAAGCCACGCGAGATCATTATTTTAAGGGTGTTTGTGGGGCTTTCAGCGGAAGAAACCGCTGAAATTGTTGGTAGTACGCCTGGTGCGGTTCGAGTGGCTCAGCATCGTGCTCTCGGAACTTTGCGCAAGGCGATCGCGCAGGAGAATGAGTGA